CATGGAGCGCGACGGCGTGGATGCCACCGCCGCCCTGTTCAGCGAGTCGACGGGCCGCGTGCTGGTCAGTGTCCCCCGCGAGGAGGACGTGAAGTTCCGCGGCCTCTGCGACGGGCGCGGCTACCCGGTGCTGCGCATCGGCGTGACCGACGTCGAGCCGGGCACCGAAGCATCCCTCGAGATCCAGGACGTGTTCACCGTTCCCGTGTCCGAGCTGCGCCGCCTGTCGACCGAGACGCTGCCCGCGGTCTTCGGCCCGACCGTCGCGGAGCCCGTGGCCTGACGCACCCCGCCCGCCCGCAACAGAGAGGAGACGCGGTGACGAACGACGACGACATGTCCGTGTTCGATGAGAAGCGGCAGCGCCGCGTGAAGGTCACCGCGTGGGTGGTCATCGCTGCTCTCGTCCTCACCGGCGGCGGGGCGACGGTCATCACGCTGCTCCTCGGCTGACACCGGCCGCCGACGGGGAGCTTCCGAGGGCACCACTCGGGGGAGAGCGACCTCCTACACGTCGGCGAGGAACGCGCGGAGATCGTCGGCGAGCAGGGCGGGATGCTCCATCGCGCCGAAGTGCCCGCCGGACGGGAACCTCGTGAACCGAACCGTGGGATACCAGCGGCGCGCGAACGACTCGACGCCGTGGTCGATGTCATACGGAAAGAGCCCGAACGCCGTGGGCACGGTGACCCGTCCGCCGACGGGCGGGAAGCGCCGACGGTCGAAGTACACGCGCACGGCGCGCCCCGCAGTCCGCGTGAACCAGTGCAGCGACAGGTTCTCGAGAATCAGGTCGAGGGGGATGCGGTCGAACACATCCCCTTCGCCCCACGCCTGGAACTTCTCCAGGTACCAGCTCGCGAGTCCCGCCGGTGAGTCGGTGAGCCCCGCGGCCAGGGTTTGCGGCTTCGTGCGCTGCTGCGCGCCGTAGGCGCCCTCGCTTCTCTCCCAGGCTTCGGCGGCATCGGCCCAGGCCTGCTCCTCCGCGGAGAGGTGGTCATCGTCGGCGACGCGCCAGAGCGGCACGTCCGTGAGGTGCAGGCCCGTGACGCGGTCCGGGGCGAGAAGCGCCAACTGATCGACGATGGCCGCGCCGAGGTCGCCGCCGTGGACCGCGAACCGCTCAACGCCGATCTCGGTCAGCGCCGTCAGTAAGCGTTCGGCATTCCAGCGCGGTCCGCCCTCGTCAGGGCCGGGTGCGTCGCTGTAGCCGAATCCCGGGATGCTGGGGACGATGACGTCGAGGTCCGCGAGGTGAGTCGCGACCCCACGGAAGCGCAGGAAACTGTCGGGCCATCCGTGGACGAGCACGACCGCCGGCGCGCCGGGCGTCCCCGTGCGCCAGAGGTGCACGCGCGACCCCGGGTCGCCCACGAGCAGGTGCTCCTCCGCGCGGAGACGCGCCTCGGCCGCGGGCCAGTCGAAGGTGGCCCAAGCGTGGAGGACGCGGCGCAATGCCGTGGGGCGCGTTCCGCGCGACCAGTCGTCCCCGACGTCGTCGGGCCACCGTGTCGCTGCGATGCGCCGGCGAAGGTCGGCGATCTCGTCGGGAGCGGTGCGGGGCTGCAGCCGGGTGATCATGCGCCCACCCTGGCACGGGCACGGGCACGGGCGCGCGGCGAGATCGAGCCATCGCGCTCGCACGGTTACGGCCAGCCCGAGGCCGACCGCACTGCGGAATCCGGCCGGACGACAAGCGCCGTGTCGCATGCCCGACGTAGCATGGGAACGTGGAGCCGCTGATGGTCTTGTTGGCCGAGTGGTGGTGGATCGGGCCCGCGGCGGCCGGTGCCGGCACACTCGGCTGGGTCGGCGTGCGCCGCACCCGCCGGCAGAGGGCACTTCCCGCCGGGACGACGACCACGGGCGATCGCGCGGCGCGCGCGTGGGCGTCCCGGCCGATGAGCAAGAACGCCGCCCGTCGACTGGAGCTCGACGCCGCGCAGCTCGACCTCCTCACCGCCCGTCAGGCCATCACGCGTGGTCGCGCCGACGTCAAGATCGCCGACGCCGAAGTGGTCCGCGCGCAGGCCGAGCGGGCGGCATCCCGAGGCTCCTCCGAGGCTGTGTCCGCGGCTCGCTCGCGACTCGTCGCCGCGCAGCACGCGCTGCGCGCCGCCTCGGCCGAGATGCGGGCCCGCCGCGCCGCGGTCAAGGCCGCGCAGGCGCTGCTCCCGGCGATCCGTTCCGGGAGCGCGCCGCTCCCGGTGGAGCGGCTCCTCGCCGAGCACGACGCCGTTCTGGCCCGCTGGATGGCGTACGAGACCGACCCCGCGCTGGCGATCGACTTCCCGGCGATGTCCGATCCGCGCTCTCCGCTGCTCGCCGAGTTCCTCCGTGCGCACGAACGCGCGCAGTGGCTCCGCCCCGCCTCGGCTCAGACGCGCATCGAGCCCGCGGAGTTCCTGGCCTACCGAGACGCGGTACGCCGCACCGTCAACGCCTTCGAGCACGCCGAACGCGTCGCCCGGCACGGCGACAAGACGCCGCCGCTGACGTTCGAGGGGTCCGAGGCGTGGGGCCGCATGGCCTCCGACCTCGCCGAGACGGCGCAACGGGCGCTCGCCCGATCGATGGAGTCGATGGGCCGTGCCGCCGCGCGCAACTGGAACGAGCGCGGGTCGAAGCGCGGCCGGAAGAGTCCCGACCCCGAGTGACCCCGCGAGGTCGTCACCGCCGATCGGCGTAGCATGACGGCGTGCACGACTTCTGGACCTTCGCGGGCAGCTACTGGTGGCTCGCCTTCCCCCTCTTCGGTATGACGATGGGGGCGATCAACGGCGTGAACAGGCGCCGTGAGGTGCAAGCCCGTCGTCGCCACCGCGAGCAGATCGAGCTGATCCGCGCTCAGGGAGGCGCCGTTCCGGCTCCCCTGGCACCCCCCGTCGACGCCGACGAGCAGCAGCGCATCATCGCTGCCCAGGATGCCGTGACGCATCGCTGGCTGGAGTACGAGCTCGACGCCGAGAAGCTCATCAGTTACCCCGCGATGAGCGACGGTCGGCAGCCGCTGACCGCCGCGTTCCTCCGCGCGAAGAAGGTCGCCGACAATCTCCGGCCCCGCGACGGGGAGACGCTCTCCCCCGAGCGGCTCAGGGAGTTCCGCGACGCCGTCACCGACTACGAGGTCGCGTTCGAGGTCGCCGAGCGTGACGCGCGGCGGGTCAAGGATGCGGGATTCTCCCCCGCCGAGCGCAAGCGACTCGACACGGCGAAGCAGTTGCTCACCGTCGCGACCGACCAGGCCGCCACCCCCAACGAACGCCAGCTCGCGTACAAGCGCGTGCGCGAAGAGCTCGACGGCCTGATCTGGTTGTCCGACGACGCGGTCGACGAGCTCGAGAAGAGGGTCGCGCTCGAGCTGCCGCGCGGCACCGATCCCGCCCCGCGGACACCGCCCGAGCCGGCGGTCTGACGCCACCCCAAGCCGCGGGCCACGCCCCCAATGGAATCGGCGCACCCCACCAGAATCGGACCCCAGCCTCATCGGCATCCGATTCCGGTGCGCCGATCCGATTCCGCGGCGCCCGAGCCCGCGGTCTGACGCCGCGGCTGCCGCGGCGCCCGCAACGCGGGAATCGGCCCACAGCACCAGAATCGGATGCCAAGCCCGTCGGCATCCGATTCTGATCCGCGTATCCGATTCTGCGGCGACCTCCGTGTCGCTCAGCGCTTCCGCCGAATGCGGACCGGCCCCCGCGCCGTCGTCACGTCCACGACCTCGCCCCTCTGCGTCACCTCGACCTCGCCGAGACCGACCAGCTCGTGCGCGGCATCGCGCGCGGGCTGCATGAGCTCGCGCCAGTCGTCGCCGCCCACCGCGCGGGCGGCCTCCGACGGACAGATCGTCTTATCGGCATCCCGCGCCGCGAGCAGTTCGCGAATGGATGCCACGAGCCGGGGGTCCGCACCAGATGACGGGGCCATCTGTCCAGTCTCCCTCCGTCCCAAGGGGCCGGGGTCAGAATGAGCCGGTGATCACCGAGCGACACGCCCCCGACCTGCCCGGCCGCGCCGTCATCTCGCAGCGGTGGAATCGCGCGGTGTTCGTGCACTGGCGGATCGACCCGGCCGAGGTCGCCCCGCTGCTGCCGCCCGGAACCCGTCCGGACGTGCACGACGGATCCGCGTGGGTGGGGCTCGTGCCGTTCGTGCTGAGCGAGTTCCGTTTCCTCCCGTTGCCTCCGGTCCCCCTGCTGGGAACGTTCACCGAGATCAACGTCCGCACCTACGCGGTCGACGATGAGGGACGCCGTGGCGTCGTGTTCCGCACGCTCGAGGCCGAGCATCTCGCCCCGGTCCTCGCCGCCCGCGCGCTGTTCGGTCTGCCGTATCGCTGGGCGCGTGCCGGGGTACGCACCGACGGCGCGCGAATCGAGTTCCGGTCGCGGCGCCACGGGGGTCGGCATCCGGGGACCCGCGTGCGAGCCACGCTCGGCACCGAACCGGTCGACACTCCGCTGTCGCGCTTCCTCACCGCGCGCTGGGGCTTCCACGAGCAGCACCTCGGCCGCACCATCTGGGCGGCGAACGCCCACGAGCCGTGGCCGCTCGTCGAGGCCCGGCTCGACACCCTCGACGACGACCTCGTCGCGGATGCGGGGTTCCCCCACCTCGCCGGCCGTGCCCCCGACTCCGTGCTCGCGATGCCCGCCGGACACCCGGGCTTCGTCACGCGGTTCACGGCCGCACGCGCGATCCGCTGAGTCCCGGGTGGCGTACCGCTTCACCCGCGCACCGCCAGACTTCATCTTCACATGTAGACGTGCTCCCGCCTAGGTTGGCCGGGGGAAGCCGTCCGGTTTCCCCTCCGCCGCCAGCCCCGGGAAGCACACTGATGAGTGTCCACACCGCACCAGGGACCTCCACCCTTCACTGGTGGGCGGTTGCCGCCGTCGCCGTCGCGCTGATCGCACCCGTGCCCGAGGGATGGATCTTCGGCTTCCAGCTCGCGACCCTTGCCTTCGCGATCGTGGCGTTGTGCCTCGTGCGGGGGCGCGCGGCCCGTTCGATCGCGGCGGCTGCTGTGATCGTCATCGGTACCGTCGTGTGCGTTCAGATCATCGCCGACATCACCACTCTGCTGTACGAGCAGTCGTTCACCGAAGACGCCGTCATCATCGGCTGAGCAGGGGCGAGAACGCGCCGCGGCGGCGGAAGCGGCCGTGCGACCTTCGCAGAATCACGGCTCTCTCGGAGATTTCCTCGACGAAAGTGCGAGAAAGCGGCGATTCTGCGAGCAGCGACCGCCGAACGCGGACGGCGGCGGCTCCCACCAGAGGAGCCGCCGCCGTCCGTCAGATCAGCGCTGCGTCGAGAACGCGCTCGGGTTCTGCTCGAGCCACGCCTGCACGGCCTCGGGCTCCTTGCCCTCGCCGTACTCGTTGACGACGAGGTCTTCGAGCGAGCCGTACTGCTCGTCGTCGAGCTGGATGCCGGCGATGAGCTCGGCGGCATCCGGGTACTTCTCGGCGAAGCCGGAGGTGCCGAGGAAGTGCAGGGCCTCGGGCTTGCCCATCAGACCCTGCGGGTCCTCGAGGTCCTTCACGTCGTAGGCGTCGTTCGCCCAGAAGGGACGCCACAGCGTCACCGCGATGTCCTTCTGCGCGGCGATGGCGTTGTCGAGCTCGGTGAGCATCGCCGCGGTCGACGAGGTCACGAGCTCGAGGCCGTCGAGGCCGTAGCCGGGCATCGCGACTTCCTGCGTCTGCTTCGTGAGGCCCGCGCCCGGCTCGATGCCGTAGATCTTGCCGTCGAAGCGAGCGGCGTTGTCCTTGAGCTGGTCGATGGAGGTGATGTCGACGTAGCTCGGCACCGCGATCGTCAGCTTGGCGTTGTCGTAGTACGCGCCGAGGTCCTCGATGTTGTCGCCGTACTTGTCCATGTAGTCGGCGTGCGTGAGCTCGGGCCAGGCCGACGGGTAGATGTCGACGTCGCCCTGCGCGAGGCCGGCGTACAGCGGGCCCGCCTCGGTGAGGGTCTGCATCTCGACGGTGTAGCCGAGCTTGCCGAGCTGGTCTTCGAGCAGGTACGCGGTGCTCAGTCCGTCGGTCCACGAGGGCAGGAAGCCGAGCGTGATGGTGCCCTTGCTGTCATCGCCGCCCGAGCCGCCTTCGGCCTGATTGCCGCTGGCGCAGCCGGCCAGAGCGAGGGCGCTGACGGCGCCGAGGGCGAGGGCACTGGTGAGGTGTCGCTTGTTCATTGCTGTGTTCTCTTCCTTTTCGTATGTGATTTCCGTGGGTTTCTTCGCGCATGAAGGGTCGGTGCAGCCGACCCCTCGTGCGGAGAGAGGGATGCCGAGGAGTCAGGCGCCCGTCGAGATCGGCGCTCGGCGCGGCGACGCCTCTTCCCGCTCGGCCTGGGCGGCGGCATCCGTCGCCGGGGCCGGGCGTGAGGGCGTGGCATCCGTGGATCCGGCGCGACGACGACCCAGGATCGCGAGCAGCGACGAGCCGTTGTCGGCGCGGTTGCCGAGAGCCGCGGTGAGCCGGTCGAGGTAGACCGCGAGGATGACCACGCTGAGGCCCGCTTCGACGCCCTTGGGCAGGTTGACGGTCGAGATCGACTGCACGACCTCCTTGCCGAGGCCGTCGGCCCCGACGATGCCGGCCACGACCGCCATCGACAGCGCGAGCATGATGACCTGGTTGACGCCGGCCATGATCGTCGGCATCGCCAGGGGCAATTGGATGCCGCGGAGGATCTGCCCCGGGGTCGCGCCGAACGCGTGACCGGCCTCGACGGTCTCGGAGTCGACTCCGCGGATGCCGAGCTCGGTCAGACGCACGCCCGGAGGCAGCGCGAAGATGACGGTCGAGACGACACCGGGCACGACGCCGATGCTGAAGAAGGTGATGGCGGGGATCAGGTAGACGAACGCGGGCATTGTCTGCATGAAGTCGAGGATCGGCTTCAGGACCGCACGAACGGTCGGGTTGCGGGCCGACCAGATGCCGAGCGGCACCGAGATCGCCACCGCGACGACGGTCGCCACCAGAACGAGGGCGAGCGTCTGCATCGCGG
This portion of the Microbacterium testaceum StLB037 genome encodes:
- a CDS encoding YqjF family protein; the protein is MITERHAPDLPGRAVISQRWNRAVFVHWRIDPAEVAPLLPPGTRPDVHDGSAWVGLVPFVLSEFRFLPLPPVPLLGTFTEINVRTYAVDDEGRRGVVFRTLEAEHLAPVLAARALFGLPYRWARAGVRTDGARIEFRSRRHGGRHPGTRVRATLGTEPVDTPLSRFLTARWGFHEQHLGRTIWAANAHEPWPLVEARLDTLDDDLVADAGFPHLAGRAPDSVLAMPAGHPGFVTRFTAARAIR
- a CDS encoding ABC transporter permease, coding for MDGFRIPVGSWVDAGVDWLRDNLSGFFDVIAVTVRFLVGGLSDVLLAAPIIVVIVVAALLAWLLRSWKLALGTVVGFALILAMGQWVTAMQTLALVLVATVVAVAISVPLGIWSARNPTVRAVLKPILDFMQTMPAFVYLIPAITFFSIGVVPGVVSTVIFALPPGVRLTELGIRGVDSETVEAGHAFGATPGQILRGIQLPLAMPTIMAGVNQVIMLALSMAVVAGIVGADGLGKEVVQSISTVNLPKGVEAGLSVVILAVYLDRLTAALGNRADNGSSLLAILGRRRAGSTDATPSRPAPATDAAAQAEREEASPRRAPISTGA
- a CDS encoding glycine betaine ABC transporter substrate-binding protein, which encodes MNKRHLTSALALGAVSALALAGCASGNQAEGGSGGDDSKGTITLGFLPSWTDGLSTAYLLEDQLGKLGYTVEMQTLTEAGPLYAGLAQGDVDIYPSAWPELTHADYMDKYGDNIEDLGAYYDNAKLTIAVPSYVDITSIDQLKDNAARFDGKIYGIEPGAGLTKQTQEVAMPGYGLDGLELVTSSTAAMLTELDNAIAAQKDIAVTLWRPFWANDAYDVKDLEDPQGLMGKPEALHFLGTSGFAEKYPDAAELIAGIQLDDEQYGSLEDLVVNEYGEGKEPEAVQAWLEQNPSAFSTQR
- a CDS encoding epoxide hydrolase family protein; the protein is MITRLQPRTAPDEIADLRRRIAATRWPDDVGDDWSRGTRPTALRRVLHAWATFDWPAAEARLRAEEHLLVGDPGSRVHLWRTGTPGAPAVVLVHGWPDSFLRFRGVATHLADLDVIVPSIPGFGYSDAPGPDEGGPRWNAERLLTALTEIGVERFAVHGGDLGAAIVDQLALLAPDRVTGLHLTDVPLWRVADDDHLSAEEQAWADAAEAWERSEGAYGAQQRTKPQTLAAGLTDSPAGLASWYLEKFQAWGEGDVFDRIPLDLILENLSLHWFTRTAGRAVRVYFDRRRFPPVGGRVTVPTAFGLFPYDIDHGVESFARRWYPTVRFTRFPSGGHFGAMEHPALLADDLRAFLADV
- a CDS encoding DUF3253 domain-containing protein — its product is MAPSSGADPRLVASIRELLAARDADKTICPSEAARAVGGDDWRELMQPARDAAHELVGLGEVEVTQRGEVVDVTTARGPVRIRRKR